In Aeromicrobium marinum DSM 15272, one genomic interval encodes:
- a CDS encoding type I restriction-modification system subunit M yields the protein MITGELKSTIDRVWDAFWSGGISNPLEVIEQITYLLFIRRLDDVQTLAESKARVTGGEVENPVFLPGQAHLRWGQFKNTSPEVMHRTIADDVFPFLRGLGDSSTYSEHMKDARFTIPTPALLSKVVDMLDDIPMADRDTNGDLYEYLLSKIASAGVNGQFRTPRHIIDLMVRMTAPQPRDEVCDPACGTGGFLVAASEYVRETHADALLDANQRQHFHHSMFHGYDFDSTMLRIGSMNMLMHGVESPDIRYRDSLSEGAAGDTEKYTLILANPPFAGSLDYEATAKDLQRVVKTKKTELLFLALFLKLLKPGGRAAVVVPDGVLFGSSKAHKELRRIMVEEQKLDAVVKLPSGVFRPYAGVSTAILFFTKTNSGGTDDVWFYDVRADGFSLDDKRNSVEADDLPDVLTRWQNLAEEDDRARTEQSFLVPKADIVAQDYDLSLNRHKEIVHDEIEHRAPLEIIADIEILEDEIARGLSELKAMLS from the coding sequence GTGATCACGGGAGAGTTGAAGAGCACGATCGACCGCGTCTGGGACGCCTTCTGGTCGGGCGGCATCAGCAACCCGCTGGAGGTCATCGAGCAGATCACATACCTACTCTTCATCCGCCGCCTCGACGACGTCCAGACGCTGGCCGAGAGCAAGGCCCGGGTCACCGGCGGAGAGGTCGAGAACCCGGTGTTCCTGCCCGGCCAGGCACACCTGCGGTGGGGCCAGTTCAAGAACACCTCCCCCGAGGTGATGCACCGCACCATCGCTGACGACGTCTTCCCGTTCTTGCGTGGCCTTGGTGACAGCAGCACCTACAGCGAGCACATGAAGGACGCCCGCTTCACGATCCCCACGCCGGCGCTGCTGTCGAAGGTCGTCGACATGCTCGACGACATCCCGATGGCCGACCGCGACACCAACGGCGACCTGTACGAGTACTTGCTGTCGAAGATCGCGTCTGCCGGCGTCAACGGCCAGTTCCGCACACCGCGCCACATCATCGACCTGATGGTGCGCATGACGGCGCCTCAACCGCGTGACGAAGTCTGCGATCCGGCCTGTGGAACTGGCGGCTTCCTCGTCGCCGCGAGCGAGTACGTGCGGGAGACCCACGCCGACGCCCTGCTCGACGCCAACCAACGCCAGCACTTCCATCACTCGATGTTCCACGGCTACGACTTCGACTCCACCATGTTGCGCATCGGAAGCATGAACATGCTGATGCACGGCGTCGAGTCCCCCGACATCCGGTACCGCGACTCCCTCTCCGAGGGGGCCGCCGGTGACACCGAGAAGTACACGCTCATCCTCGCCAACCCACCCTTCGCCGGCTCGCTCGACTACGAGGCCACCGCCAAGGACCTCCAGCGCGTCGTGAAGACGAAGAAGACCGAACTGCTCTTCCTTGCGCTGTTCCTCAAGCTACTCAAGCCGGGCGGTCGCGCAGCCGTCGTGGTGCCCGACGGAGTGCTGTTCGGGTCCAGCAAGGCCCACAAAGAGCTCCGCCGGATCATGGTCGAGGAGCAAAAACTCGACGCCGTCGTGAAGCTCCCGTCCGGCGTCTTCCGCCCCTACGCTGGCGTATCGACCGCGATCCTGTTCTTTACCAAGACCAACTCCGGTGGCACTGACGACGTCTGGTTCTACGACGTCCGCGCCGACGGCTTCTCCCTCGACGACAAGCGCAACTCGGTCGAGGCCGACGACCTCCCGGACGTGCTGACACGATGGCAGAACCTTGCGGAGGAGGACGACCGCGCTCGCACCGAGCAGTCCTTCCTCGTCCCGAAGGCCGACATCGTCGCCCAGGACTACGACCTCTCCCTCAACCGTCACAAGGAGATCGTCCACGACGAGATCGAGCACCGTGCCCCGCTCGAGATCATCGCCGACATCGAGATCCTCGAAGACGAGATCGCCAGAGGCCTAAGTGAGTTGAAGGCGATGTTGTCATGA
- a CDS encoding restriction endonuclease subunit S has protein sequence MTSIGDLLVEFKEQPGKGDEPTVLTLTERNGFVRQADRFSKRLATEDVSKYKVVRRNEIAFNPYLLWAGAVAQNTIVDEGIISPLYPTFRVRDGHDPRYVARLLLTPQLIGAYDGIAFGSVPRRRRSSVHDFLNLPLANVPPLPEQRRIAAILDHADALRAKRRQALSHLNFLTQSIFSEMFTREPHPVVALGDIARIRGGKRLPKGASYAIGPTHHPYVRVTDLRGGAIQSSNLCFLTPEVQRQIARYTIDEGDVIISIAGSIGLTAAVPATLAGANLTENAAKIVPKDGQAYIGSWLARMLQSRSLQDQIAGKVGQVTIGKLALFRIEQLEVPLPPRALQEEFVERAARVEAVTAVARQESAAEDLLFASLQSRAFRGEL, from the coding sequence ATGACCTCCATCGGGGACCTTCTGGTCGAGTTCAAGGAACAGCCGGGCAAAGGCGACGAGCCGACGGTACTGACTCTGACCGAGCGCAATGGCTTTGTGCGTCAAGCTGATCGGTTCAGCAAGCGACTCGCCACGGAGGACGTCAGCAAGTACAAGGTCGTACGTCGCAACGAAATCGCGTTCAATCCATATCTGCTTTGGGCAGGTGCGGTTGCGCAGAACACGATCGTCGACGAGGGAATCATCAGCCCGCTCTATCCGACGTTCAGGGTGCGTGATGGCCACGACCCTCGGTATGTTGCGCGGCTGCTACTCACGCCGCAGCTCATCGGCGCCTACGACGGAATAGCGTTCGGCTCTGTCCCGCGTCGGCGCCGCTCATCTGTCCACGACTTCCTCAACCTCCCATTGGCGAACGTTCCGCCCCTCCCCGAGCAGCGCCGCATCGCCGCGATCCTCGACCACGCCGACGCCCTCCGCGCCAAGCGCCGTCAGGCCCTCTCACACCTCAACTTCCTCACCCAGTCGATCTTCAGCGAAATGTTCACTCGCGAACCGCACCCAGTTGTCGCTCTTGGAGACATCGCGCGCATTAGGGGCGGAAAGCGACTGCCGAAGGGAGCGTCGTATGCCATCGGTCCTACGCACCACCCGTACGTCAGGGTCACCGACCTTCGTGGCGGCGCAATTCAATCAAGCAACTTGTGCTTCCTGACTCCGGAGGTCCAGCGACAGATCGCCCGGTACACCATCGACGAAGGCGACGTGATCATCTCAATCGCTGGCTCAATCGGATTGACGGCTGCGGTCCCGGCGACCCTCGCGGGGGCCAACCTCACCGAGAACGCCGCGAAGATCGTGCCCAAAGATGGGCAGGCCTACATCGGGTCTTGGCTGGCTCGTATGCTCCAGAGCCGTTCGCTTCAGGACCAGATCGCAGGGAAGGTCGGCCAGGTGACTATCGGCAAGCTGGCGCTATTTCGAATCGAGCAGCTCGAAGTCCCGTTGCCCCCGCGCGCGCTGCAGGAGGAGTTCGTTGAGCGAGCTGCGCGCGTCGAGGCCGTGACCGCCGTTGCTCGACAGGAATCCGCCGCCGAAGACCTCTTATTCGCTTCCCTCCAATCCCGTGCCTTCCGAGGGGAGCTGTGA
- the glnA gene encoding type I glutamate--ammonia ligase, producing MFGNADELFKFIKDEGVEYVDVRFTDLPGIQQQVTLPASTFDASMVENGVAFDGSSIRGFQTIDQSDMVLYPDIKTAYVDPFKRRKTLALDFFVHDPITGEAYSRDPRNVARKAEAYLATTGIGDTAFFAPEAEFYIFDRVNYGTSANKSFYEIQSTEAAWSTGDSLDDNRGYQVRYKGGYFPVAPTDKTADLRNDMMSNLASVGLELERGHHEVGTAGQAEINYKFDTLLKAADDVMKFKYIVRNTAWANDKTVTFMPKPIFGDNGSGMHVHQSIWNDGKPLFYDEAGYGGLSDLARHYIGGILKHAPSLLAFTNPSVNSYHRLVPGFEAPIALVYSARNRSACVRIPITGANPKAKRIEFRCPDPSANPYLAFSALLLAGLDGIKNKIEPPAPIDKNIYELPPEEYEAIDMVPTSLNAVLDSLEADHEFLTAGDVFTPDLIETWIDYKRTEEILPVQLRPHPHEFELYYDI from the coding sequence ATGTTCGGCAATGCCGACGAGCTGTTCAAGTTCATCAAGGACGAGGGTGTCGAGTACGTCGACGTCCGCTTCACCGACCTCCCGGGCATCCAGCAGCAGGTGACGCTGCCGGCCTCGACCTTCGACGCGTCGATGGTCGAGAACGGTGTGGCGTTCGACGGCTCGTCCATCCGCGGGTTCCAGACCATCGACCAGTCCGACATGGTGCTGTACCCGGACATCAAGACCGCGTACGTCGACCCCTTCAAGCGTCGCAAGACCCTGGCGCTCGACTTCTTCGTGCACGACCCGATCACCGGTGAGGCCTACTCGCGCGACCCGCGCAACGTGGCCCGCAAGGCCGAGGCGTACCTGGCCACCACCGGCATCGGCGACACCGCCTTCTTCGCGCCCGAGGCCGAGTTCTACATCTTCGACCGGGTCAACTACGGCACCAGCGCCAACAAGTCCTTCTACGAGATCCAGTCGACCGAGGCCGCCTGGTCGACCGGCGACTCCCTCGACGACAACCGTGGCTACCAGGTCCGCTACAAGGGCGGGTACTTCCCCGTCGCGCCGACCGACAAGACCGCCGACCTGCGCAACGACATGATGAGCAACCTCGCCTCGGTGGGCCTGGAGCTGGAGCGCGGCCACCACGAGGTCGGCACCGCCGGTCAGGCCGAGATCAACTACAAGTTCGACACGCTGCTCAAGGCCGCGGACGACGTCATGAAGTTCAAGTACATCGTGCGCAACACCGCGTGGGCGAACGACAAGACCGTCACCTTCATGCCGAAGCCGATCTTCGGTGACAACGGCTCGGGCATGCACGTGCACCAGTCGATCTGGAACGACGGCAAGCCGCTGTTCTACGACGAGGCCGGCTACGGCGGCCTGTCGGACCTGGCCCGCCACTACATCGGCGGCATCCTCAAGCACGCCCCGTCGCTGCTGGCGTTCACCAACCCCTCGGTGAACTCCTACCACCGTCTGGTGCCGGGCTTCGAGGCCCCGATCGCGCTGGTCTACTCGGCCCGCAACCGCTCGGCCTGTGTCCGCATCCCGATCACGGGCGCGAACCCCAAGGCCAAGCGCATCGAGTTCCGCTGCCCCGACCCGTCGGCCAACCCGTACCTGGCGTTCAGCGCCCTGCTGCTGGCCGGTCTGGACGGCATCAAGAACAAGATCGAGCCGCCGGCCCCGATCGACAAGAACATCTACGAGCTGCCGCCGGAGGAGTACGAGGCCATCGACATGGTCCCGACCTCGCTCAACGCGGTGCTCGACTCGCTCGAGGCCGACCACGAGTTCCTGACGGCCGGTGACGTGTTCACGCCCGACCTGATCGAGACGTGGATCGACTACAAGCGCACCGAGGAGATCCTGCCCGTGCAGCTGCGCCCGCACCCGCACGAGTTCGAGCTGTACTACGACATCTGA